A stretch of the Arachis stenosperma cultivar V10309 chromosome 6, arast.V10309.gnm1.PFL2, whole genome shotgun sequence genome encodes the following:
- the LOC130936098 gene encoding mitochondrial pyruvate carrier 1-like encodes MNTLRAFWNSPIGPKTTHFWGPTFNWSLPLAAAMDTKKPPEAISVNMTAVMCIYSALFMRFAWVVRPRNLHLLACHVSNETVQLYQLSRWIRAQRGYDQKKEEAAGEE; translated from the exons ATGAACACCCTTCGAGCGTTTTGGAACAGCCCAATTGGCCCAAAGACTACTCATTTTTGGGGTCCTACCTTCAATTGGAGTCTTCCACTTGCG GCGGCAATGGACACAAAGAAACCGCCAGAAGCGATTTCTGTCAATATGACTGCAG TGATGTGCATTTATTCGGCGCTATTCATGAGGTTTGCTTGGGTGGTACGGCCACGTAACTTGCATCTTCTTGCGTGTCATGTTTCCAATGAAACTGTGCAACTCTACCAGCTTTCTAGGTGGATCAGAGCTCAACG GGGCTATGATCAGAAAAAGGAGGAAGCTGCAGGTGAAGAGTAA